In the genome of Luteitalea pratensis, the window CGTATGGTCGGCACCTGCACGCGAGCAGGGTACTATCTCGCGCATGTCGAGTACGCGCCGGGCATTCCTGCAGCAGTCGCTCATCGCCCCCGTGGCCACCGGCGGGTTGGCGCTGCAGCCTTCGCCGCAGGGGCAGTCGAGGGGAGCCGGAGCGCCGCGCAAACCGCGCCGCCTGCGGCCCGGAGACGTCGTCGGCATCGTGGATCCCGCGTCGGCGACCTGGGATCCCGTGGACGTCGACATCGTCGTCGAATCGCTGGCCGCGCTGGGACTGAAGGCACGGCTCGGCGCGCACCTGATGGACCGCCACGGCTACCTCGCGGGCCGCGACGAAGACCGCGCCGCCGATGTCATGGCGATGTTCACCGATCCCGGCGTCGCCGCCGTGCATGCGCTGCGGGGTGGCTGGGGCTGCGCACGCTTGCTGCCGCACCTCGACTTCGAGGCCATCGCGAAGAATCCGAAGATCCTGCTCGGCTACAGCGACATCACCGCCCTGCTACTGCCGGTGTACGCGAAGGGTCGGTTCGTGACCTTCCACGGCATGAACGGCGACTCGGAATGGAACCGCTTCAATGTCGACTGGTTCCGCCGCGTGCTGATGCAGGGCGAGGCGGTGACGATGACCAACCCGCTGTCGGCGGGTGACCAGCTCGTGCCGGTGGAGAACCGCATCCGGACCATCACCCCCGGGCAAGCACGAGGACACCTCGTGGGCGGCAACCTCACCGTGCTGACGACCATCGTCGGGTCCGGGCTGCTGCCCGATTTCACCGACGCGATCCTGTTCGTCGAAGACGTGCAGGAGGCGCCCTACCGCATCGACCGCATGTTCATGCAGCTGTCGCTGTCGGGCGTCCTCGGCAAGCTGAAGGGCGTGATTTTCGGCCGTTGCACCAAGTGCGAACCCGGCGATGGCGGCTACGGCTCACTGACGATCAGCGACATCCTGGACGACTACCTGAAGCCGCTGAAGGTGCCCGCGTGGGAAGGGGCGCAGATCGGCCACATCGACCGACAGTTCATCATGCCGCTCGGAGTCCAGGCCGAGATCGACGCCGACCGTGGCAGCATCCGGCTGCTCGAACCGGCGGTCACGTAAGAATTTCAGGATTTCAGAATTTCAGAATTTCACCTTCGTCATCGGTCGTTCGCACACCGGCGGTGGCGGTGAAATCCTGCAATTCTGCAATTACGTGATCAGCTGCCGTACCTGCTCTCCCACGGTCATCGGATCGAATGGCTTGAAGATGACGCCGCGTGCGCCCGCCGCCAGCGCTTCCTGCTCGGCGCCCTCATGCGTGGCCCCAGTGAGGAACACGATCGGCACACGTGCCCACGCGGGATCGGCCTGCAGCTGCCGGCAGACGTCGATGCCATCCTGGTCGGGCATGTTCCAGTCCAGAACCAGCGCGTCGAAGGCGGCCTCGCGGGCCGCCAGGAGCGCCGACAGGCCTCCGTCGACGACGGTCACGGTGAACCCCGCCCGACGCAGCCCCAGGCAGGCCACCCTGGCAATCGACTCGTCGTCATCGGCTAACAGAATGTGCACGGTGGACGCTCGCGTCTCAGGTCTCAGGTCTCAGGTTCTCAGGGATTACGCGCAGCCTGAGACTTGAGCCCTGAGGCTTGAGACCTGAGCCCTGAGACCTAGTAGACCTTCAAATACCGCCCAATCTCCCACGCACTGACCTGCTGGAGATACTCGAACCACTCGCGACGTTTCGCCTCGATGAAGTGCTCGAAGATGTGGTCGCCGAGCGTGTCGCGCATCAGCGCACTGCGCTCCAGCTGATCGAGCGCGGCATCGAGGTTCTGCGGCAGTTCGTCGATGCGCAGCGATCGACGCTCGCGCTGCGACATCTTGTAGATGTTCTTGCTCACCGGCGCGCCAGGGTCGAGATCGTTGTCGATGCCGTCGAGGCCGGCGCGCAGCATCGCCGCAAAGGCGAGGTACGGGTTGCACGACGGGTCGGGCATGCGGAGCTCGATGCGCGTCGACGCGCCACGCGTCGCCGGAATCCGGATGAGGGGGCTGCGGTTCCGCTCGGACCAGGCGATATGCGTGGGGGCCTCGTAGCCGGGCACGAGTCGCTTGTAGGAGTTCACCAGCGGGTTGGTGATCGCGCAGAAGGCCTCGGCGTGCTGGAGCAGGCCGCCGATGTAGTTCATGCAGATGCGACTCAGTTCGAACGGCCCGTCGGCATCGTGGAACGCGTTCACGCCGTCGCGCAGCAGCGACTGGTGCGTGTGCATGCCGGATCCGTTGACGCCGAAGACCGGCTTGGGCATGAACGTGGCGTGCACCCCGTTGCGTCGTGCGACGTTCTTGACGACGAACCGGAAGGTGCTGACGTTGTCGGCCGCGGTCAGCACGTCGTCATGCCTGAAGTCGATTTCGTGCTGGCCCCAGGCCGCCTCGTGATGCGAGGCCTCGACCTCGAAACCCATCTGCTCCAGCATCAGCACGATCTGGCGACGCACGTCCTCGCCTTGATCCACCGGCGTGAGGTCGAAGTACCCCGCCGCGTCATGCGTCTCGGTCGTCGGTTCCTCGTCACGCGTCTGGAACAGGAAAAACTCGGCCTCGGGGC includes:
- a CDS encoding S66 peptidase family protein — protein: MSSTRRAFLQQSLIAPVATGGLALQPSPQGQSRGAGAPRKPRRLRPGDVVGIVDPASATWDPVDVDIVVESLAALGLKARLGAHLMDRHGYLAGRDEDRAADVMAMFTDPGVAAVHALRGGWGCARLLPHLDFEAIAKNPKILLGYSDITALLLPVYAKGRFVTFHGMNGDSEWNRFNVDWFRRVLMQGEAVTMTNPLSAGDQLVPVENRIRTITPGQARGHLVGGNLTVLTTIVGSGLLPDFTDAILFVEDVQEAPYRIDRMFMQLSLSGVLGKLKGVIFGRCTKCEPGDGGYGSLTISDILDDYLKPLKVPAWEGAQIGHIDRQFIMPLGVQAEIDADRGSIRLLEPAVT
- a CDS encoding response regulator, yielding MHILLADDDESIARVACLGLRRAGFTVTVVDGGLSALLAAREAAFDALVLDWNMPDQDGIDVCRQLQADPAWARVPIVFLTGATHEGAEQEALAAGARGVIFKPFDPMTVGEQVRQLIT
- the glnA gene encoding type I glutamate--ammonia ligase, with translation METRKREILAEADASGVKFLRLQFTDILGVIKNVEVPDRQFATALDGKVMFDGSSIEGFVRIEESDMFLTPDLSTFRIFPWTDPSGEKVARLICDITNPDGTSFAGCPRQTLKRAIEQAGSRGFSMSAGPEAEFFLFQTRDEEPTTETHDAAGYFDLTPVDQGEDVRRQIVLMLEQMGFEVEASHHEAAWGQHEIDFRHDDVLTAADNVSTFRFVVKNVARRNGVHATFMPKPVFGVNGSGMHTHQSLLRDGVNAFHDADGPFELSRICMNYIGGLLQHAEAFCAITNPLVNSYKRLVPGYEAPTHIAWSERNRSPLIRIPATRGASTRIELRMPDPSCNPYLAFAAMLRAGLDGIDNDLDPGAPVSKNIYKMSQRERRSLRIDELPQNLDAALDQLERSALMRDTLGDHIFEHFIEAKRREWFEYLQQVSAWEIGRYLKVY